From the Pseudoalteromonas tunicata genome, one window contains:
- a CDS encoding winged helix-turn-helix domain-containing protein has translation MTAEKQQEHTSSQVKDELLHVQFGDFIFDLGQDELIHHHSRAITKLEPQVSQLLHLFVTHPAEVLSKEYLQDTLWPNTIVEQNSLYQLLTKIRRLLNDSSRSPQYIKTLPKKGYCFIAPVTRYNPQAKPINDSVINNTNVSEPNYLWLWLVPALIICFSAYAFFSQYDVAPETPQYQLQDVSYELGLESDVDVHISENLMAYVKDIYTLHISNKQGQVLHQLNSPYRVAFPTWQSTGSLLAYWRYKEDQCELFIMTPQGAQNHQAPSIACESAIRPVWKSSDELVLSVLQKGQLTPYLYRISQQDLVKLPLSMPRQSIYKGAVKVWNGDVFYLLNHANHQSSLIKLNGETVMNWDFPVWLAAYNPKTQAIITNDSSQRHALVATHLDGRQYEVYQTAQGLFTNVSIDQQGDIYTAIESWQVNIRDKDQLPIFSTSSIDYLPVSNRLGETAFMSRRSGVCEVYLHADNQVVRLSHHKGYEYVQFLEWRPDLSMLLSNRDLDLALYDRQGQVLQFTTELNEKIRNIGWYNNNTVYAFDGQQLHFYSLQGHLINAIHLDAQFVYFDAQAKRWLRLKNRILYSQDDLNSTGTELAKLTTQQTNLLHNIRLKNNTLYWQSSWSKQDYIWRLPLEAGQDANIVKQGNLIWHFDISPYEELTIAKMEALEGDIKRLVATSIKP, from the coding sequence ATGACAGCAGAAAAACAACAAGAGCACACTTCGTCACAGGTAAAAGATGAACTTTTACATGTTCAATTTGGCGATTTTATTTTTGATCTCGGCCAAGATGAGCTCATCCATCATCATTCACGCGCCATCACAAAATTAGAACCGCAAGTTTCGCAATTACTACACCTTTTTGTAACCCACCCCGCGGAAGTATTAAGTAAAGAATATTTACAAGACACGCTGTGGCCCAATACCATAGTCGAACAAAATAGTTTGTATCAACTACTGACTAAAATTCGCCGTTTATTAAATGACTCAAGCCGCTCGCCTCAATACATTAAAACGCTGCCTAAAAAAGGTTACTGCTTCATTGCACCGGTTACCCGCTATAACCCGCAAGCCAAACCCATCAATGACAGCGTAATCAACAATACTAACGTTTCTGAGCCCAATTATCTTTGGCTTTGGTTAGTACCAGCCCTAATCATTTGCTTTAGCGCATATGCCTTTTTTAGCCAGTATGATGTCGCTCCCGAAACGCCTCAGTATCAATTGCAAGATGTGAGCTATGAGCTAGGGCTTGAGTCTGATGTGGATGTGCATATCAGCGAAAACTTAATGGCCTATGTCAAAGATATTTACACCCTGCATATATCCAATAAACAAGGGCAAGTACTACATCAACTCAACTCCCCATATCGAGTGGCCTTTCCAACATGGCAAAGCACTGGCAGTTTGCTGGCGTATTGGCGCTATAAAGAAGATCAGTGCGAATTGTTTATTATGACCCCGCAAGGTGCGCAAAATCACCAAGCGCCATCGATTGCATGTGAGTCAGCCATTCGCCCCGTATGGAAAAGCAGCGATGAATTAGTGTTAAGTGTGTTACAAAAAGGCCAACTGACTCCCTATTTATATCGCATTAGTCAGCAAGATTTAGTCAAACTCCCCCTTTCAATGCCCAGACAATCCATTTATAAAGGGGCGGTCAAAGTGTGGAATGGTGACGTTTTTTACCTCCTCAATCACGCCAACCACCAAAGTAGCTTAATCAAACTCAATGGTGAAACCGTCATGAACTGGGATTTTCCGGTTTGGCTTGCCGCTTATAACCCCAAAACTCAGGCAATTATCACTAATGACAGCAGCCAGCGCCACGCCTTAGTGGCAACTCATTTAGATGGCCGCCAATATGAGGTTTATCAAACGGCTCAAGGCCTGTTTACCAATGTATCTATTGATCAACAAGGAGACATTTATACTGCGATTGAAAGCTGGCAAGTTAATATTCGTGATAAAGATCAACTCCCTATTTTTTCAACCTCGAGCATTGATTACCTTCCAGTCAGTAATCGCTTAGGCGAAACCGCATTTATGTCACGGCGCAGCGGCGTATGCGAAGTGTATTTGCATGCCGACAACCAAGTGGTGCGTTTATCTCATCACAAGGGATATGAATACGTTCAATTTTTAGAATGGCGCCCCGACTTATCGATGCTGTTATCCAATCGGGATTTAGATTTAGCCTTGTATGACAGACAAGGCCAAGTGTTGCAATTTACCACCGAACTTAATGAAAAAATTCGTAATATTGGCTGGTATAACAACAATACGGTGTACGCATTTGATGGTCAGCAACTGCATTTTTATAGCTTGCAAGGCCACCTCATCAATGCCATCCACCTTGATGCGCAATTTGTTTATTTTGATGCGCAGGCAAAGCGGTGGTTACGACTTAAAAACCGCATTTTATATAGCCAAGATGATTTAAATAGCACAGGCACAGAACTCGCCAAATTAACCACACAACAAACAAACCTGTTGCATAACATTCGGCTGAAAAATAATACCCTGTATTGGCAGTCA